One genomic region from Phoenix dactylifera cultivar Barhee BC4 unplaced genomic scaffold, palm_55x_up_171113_PBpolish2nd_filt_p 000190F, whole genome shotgun sequence encodes:
- the LOC103715238 gene encoding transcription termination factor MTERF2, chloroplastic-like produces the protein MLLQRRLFYLLPYSAPRITTLAPFSHHLLISILRFSAPTTQTPSPTPPFIVEFLLNSCGLSSSKAIEASKHLAHFKSPAQPTSVIQFLQQLGLSDSHIRISISKCPRLLCANVEKTLRPKIRSLREMGFSEAELGQLISANPNVLRVRNPRPKIEFWRDFFSSNEELFKAIGRDAYLLSSSLSKRIIPNISLLRECCIPDHRIAKMMLSTRFVARKPSLIQAAVKRADELGVPRSSGSFPHLLQTVFNISQSTVDAKLKLFKSLGWSEAEFLSAMPKNPVLLRLSEKNVRDKMDFFMKEVGCELGYIVRRPVLLSYSLERRLIPRHLVLRTLKHEGLPGGTRDLLTAILFSEKSFIEKFVLPYRENVPGLHEAYVVACAGKAPI, from the coding sequence ATGCTGCTCCAAAGGAGGCTCTTTTACCTTCTCCCCTATTCCGCTCCCCGGATCACCACCCTCGCCCCCTTCTCCCATCACCTCCTCATCAGTATCCTTCGCTTCTCCGCTCCCACAACTCAAACCCCATCTCCTACACCCCCTTTCATCGTAGAATTCCTCCTCAACTCCTGTGGTCTCTCATCGAGCAAGGCGATTGAAGCTTCGAAGCACCTCGCCCACTTCAAATCCCCAGCCCAGCCAACCTCTGTGATCCAATTCTTACAACAGCTAGGTTTGAGTGATTCTCACATCAGAATCTCCATCTCTAAGTGCCCCAGGTTGCTCTGTGCCAACGTGGAGAAGACCCTGAGGCCAAAGATCAGATCTTTGCGAGAGATGGGCTTTTCCGAAGCCGAGCTCGGCCAGCTGATCTCAGCCAATCCCAATGTCCTCCGGGTTCGAAATCCAAGGCCCAAGATCGAATTTTGGAGAGACTTCTTTAGCTCCAACGAGGAGTTATTCAAGGCCATCGGAAGAGATGCCTATCTCCTTAGTTCCAGCCTTAGCAAGAGAATAATTCCCAACATATCCCTTCTCAGGGAGTGCTGCATTCCCGATCACCGGATTGCCAAGATGATGCTGTCCACGCGATTCGTTGCTCGGAAGCCGAGTTTGATCCAGGCGGCCGTGAAACGGGCTGATGAATTGGGAGTCCCCCGCAGCTCAGGTTCGTTCCCGCATCTCCTCCAGACTGTCTTTAACATCAGTCAAAGCACTGTCGATGCTAAGCTCAAATTGTTTAAGAGCCTTGGATGGTCGGAAGCTGAGTTCTTGTCTGCAATGCCGAAGAACCCGGTTTTGCTGAGGCTATCCGAGAAGAATGTACGTGACAAAATGGATTTCTTCATGAAAGAAGTTGGATGCGAGCTTGGATATATAGTGCGCCGACCGGTACTTCTATCATACAGCTTGGAGAGGAGGCTGATACCGCGGCATCTCGTCTTGCGGACTCTGAAGCATGAGGGGTTGCCTGGGGGAACGCGCGACCTGTTGACTGCCATCTTATTTAGTGAGAAGTCATTCATTGAGAAGTTTGTGCTCCCATACAGGGAGAATGTTCCAGGGCTCCATGAAGCTTATGTTGTTGCTTGTGCTGGGAAAGCTCCAATTTGA
- the LOC103715237 gene encoding uncharacterized protein LOC103715237: MELGSPEALSNELHHCINVLAKLYRVYNKKTRVVQWKSVSLCWKLRFSIETRGKLETRGDYPTKPCRDLTSSLSPSPTLQACWRSSPPPLLPPPFPQDHSFSVPASLLPSPPPLHSRRRRCRRPLGGGPTSQAPFHGGVPRQLLRLPHRQSHESLQTPLHAQIHPESRHRPPLPQTPWLRRRPHPPPHILLPSPALRQRRQLPRTQLPGSQSHRLLRCHPRPARRCKPSLTYPTFCCARIQFWRDFFGGNDKSLLRALKKNKGLITHDIDRNIAPKIDLLQRQGLSTEEIGFLVQKASRLITLSIETIAELVERTEDLGFRQDSGMFLHGLVALTYVGRGLLEKKMELLKSYGWSERDFLSAVRSAPYMVINSKDNLRAKMDFLVGEAGCSPAYIASHPVIMMYSLEKRLMPRYHVLRVLGLKGLRGKRQDLLSAMTISDQKFVERYILLHKEAIPELQEAFVAACAGRVPISVPD; the protein is encoded by the exons ATGGAGCTTGGATCGCCTGAAGCTCTCTCAAATGAGTTGCATCACTGTATTAATGTTCTTGCTAAGCTATACAGAGTTTATAACAAGAAAACAAGGGTAGTTCAATGGAAATCAGTGTCACTTTGCTGGAAACTAAGATTTTCTATTG AGACCCGTGGAAAACTAGAAACAAGAGGGGATTATCCTACAAAGCCCTGCCGAGACCTCACGAGctcactctctccctctccaactCTCCAAGCATGTTGGCGTTCAAGCCCCCCTCCTCTTTTACCCCCTCCCTTTCCCCAAGACCACTCCTTCTCCGTCCCTGCTTCCCTCCTTCCATCTCCGCCGCCTCTCcatagccgccgccgccgctgccgccgcccTCTTGGGGGAGGACCCACCTCCCAAGCCCCATTTCATGGTGGAGTACCTCGTCAACTCTTGCGGCTTCCCCATAGACAAAGCCATGAAAGCCTCCAAACACCTCTCCACGCTCAGATCCACCCTGAATCCCGTCACCGTCCTCCGCTTCCTCAAACGCCATGGCTTCGACGACGTCCACATCCGCCGCCTCATATCCTCTTACCCTCCCCTGCTCTGCGCCAGCGTCGACAACTCCCTCGAACCCAACTTCCAGGCTCTCAAAGCCATCGGCTTCTCCGATGCCACCCTCGCCCAGCTCGTCGTTGCAAGCCCTCACTCACTTATCCTACGTTCTGCTGCGCCAGGATCCAGTTCTGGAGAGATTTCTTCGGCGGCAACGACAAGTCCCTCCTCCGAGCCTTAAAAAAGAACAAGGGTCTCATCACCCATGACATCGATAGGAACATAGCTCCAAAGATCGATCTTTTGCAGCGGCAAGGGCTGTCGACAGAGGAGATTGGTTTCCTTGTGCAGAAGGCTAGCCGGTTGATCACCCTGAGCATCGAAACGATTGCAGAATTGGTGGAGCGCACCGAGGATCTCGGGTTCCGGCAAGACTCGGGGATGTTTCTGCATGGATTGGTCGCCCTGACCTACGTCGGCAGAGGGTTGCTGGAGAAGAAAATGGAGCTGCTGAAGAGCTATGGGTGGTCGGAAAGGGACTTTCTTTCTGCGGTCCGGAGTGCTCCCTATATGGTTATAAACTCCAAGGATAATCTCCGCGCAAAAATGGATTTTTTGGTTGGGGAAGCGGGGTGCAGCCCGGCCTACATTGCCTCCCacccagtgatcatgatgtATAGCTTGGAGAAAAGGTTGATGCCAAGGTACCATGTTTTGCGAGTTCTGGGCTTGAAGGGTTTGAGGGGCAAAAGGCAGGACCTTTTGTCTGCCATGACAATATCTGACCAGAAGTTTGTTGAGAGATATATACTCCTTCACAAGGAGGCAATCCCTGAGCTTCAGGAAGCGTTCGTTGCCGCTTGTGCTGGCAGAGTCCCCATTTCGGTTCCAGATTAG
- the LOC120105099 gene encoding uncharacterized protein LOC120105099 — translation MEPPLVHQRSGDERHPKQLWSGLWLPDSYPRDGGGPAARGDSGWCGMESVEDTRGHRVRGFVGGRSISDNILLAQEMMGDLQRASRRRCLMAVKLDMERAYDRIRWDFLRRALESFGFHQTWIDWVLGCVQGPSFSILVNACEDQGLAAYSPAPGARSISHLLFADDCLLLARARARDARTFQRVLTDPSTERRVRREIRGILGMRELEGALDYLGVPITGRRLRVTECSSLVQRVQSRLEGWRASSLSMMGRLTLVRSVLCSMPVYIMAHTVVPKTVLVGIERLMRSFLWGSLGRGHGVHLVAWERVCLPLSEGGLGVQSLLARREALLARRAV, via the exons ATGGAGCCTCCCTTGGTGCATCAGCGAAGTGGTGATGAGAGGCATCCCAAGCAGCTCTGGTCAGGGCTCTGGCTCCCCGATTCATACCCACGGGATGGTGGTGGACCTGCTGCGCGCGGTGATTCAGGGTGGTGTGGGATGGAGTCCGTGGAAGACACAAGGGGTCACAGAGTGAG GGGGTTTGTGGGGGGACGGAGTATATCGGATAATATCTTGCTAGCACAGGAGATGATGGGAGACTTGCAGCGTGCTTCTAGGAGGCGGTGTTTGATGGCTGTGAAATTGGATATGGAGCGTGCTTATGATCGGATCCGCTGGGACTTCCTCAGGCGTGCATTGGAGAGCTTTGGATTCCATCAGACCTGGATTGACTGGGTCCTTGGCTGTGTGCAAGGGCCTAGTTTCTCCATCTTAGTCAATG CTTGCGAGGACCAGGGGTTGGCTGCCTATAGTCCAGCCCCTGGTGCCCGGTCCATTTCTCACTTGTTGTTTGCAGACGATTGCCTGCTGCTTGCCAGGGCGAGAGCGAGGGATGCCCGGACCTTTCAGAGAGTGTTGACTGA TCCGAGCACGGAGCGGAGGGTGCGACGGGAGATCAGGGGGATATTGGGGATGCGAGAGCTGGAGGGGGCATTGGACTATCTTGGAGTCCCGATTACTGGGAGGAGGCTGCGGGTGACAGAGTGCTCCTCATTGGTGCAGAGAGTTCAGAGTAGGCTTGAGGGTTGGAGGGCCTCATCGCTTTCTATGATGGGCAGGCTGACGCTGGTCAGGTCAGTGCTCTGCTCCATGCCGGTTTACATTATGGCTCACACAGTTGTGCCGAAGACGGTGCTGGTGGGGATTGAGCGGCTTATGCGTAGCTTCTTGTGGGGCTCCTTGGGGAGGGGCCACGGGGTGCATCTGGTAGCCTGGGAGAGAGTTTGTCTGCCTCTGAGCGAGGGTGGCCTGGGGGTACAGTCACTCCTGGCGAGGCGAGAGGCACTCCTGGCGAGGCGGGCGGTGTAG
- the LOC103715263 gene encoding ATP synthase subunit delta, chloroplastic-like produces MPISFTVRLSSPTKSQRPNLHRKSLPSLPSLHPESQSRNGRLPHLSGRPPPRRPSLRCPSVSASLRRLPFHPRPRTLKLSFPRSFPSLRHPRRGASGATMADTAASSYASALSDVAKSNGTLEATMADVEKVERFFSDPNVQSFFANPTISPEKKLEVVKEIASSSELQNHTANFLNILVDMKRIDIIKDIAKEFEVCYNRITGTEVVVVSSVVQLESQDLAQIAQAVQRLTGAKNVRIKTVIDPSLVAGFTIRYGSSGSKLIDMSVKKQLDEIAAQLDFSSIALA; encoded by the coding sequence ATGCCCATCTCTTTCACCGTCCGATTATCCAGCCCCACAAAATCCCAACGTCCAAATCTCCACAGAAAATCCCTCCCGTCCCTCCCCTCTCTCCACCCCGAAAGCCAATCCCGCAATGGCCGCCTTCCTCACCTCTCCGGCCGCCCTCCGCCCCGCCGCCCCTCGCTCCGCTGCCCCTCCGTCTCCGCCTCCCTCCGCAGACTCCCCTTCCACCCCCGCCCCCGCACTCTCAAGCTCTCCTTTCCCCGCTCCTTCCCCTCCCTCCGCCACCCCCGCCGCGGTGCCTCCGGCGCCACTATGGCTGACACCGCCGCCTCCAGCTACGCCTCCGCCCTCTCCGACGTCGCCAAATCCAACGGCACCCTCGAGGCCACCATGGCCGACGTCGAGAAGGTCGAACGCTTCTTCTCCGACCCCAACGTCCAGTCCTTCTTCGCCAACCCGACGATCTCGCCGGAGAAGAAGCTGGAGGTGGTGAAAGAGATCGCCTCCTCCTCCGAGCTCCAGAACCATACGGCCAACTTCCTCAACATCCTCGTCGACATGAAGCGGATCGACATCATCAAAGATATCGCCAAAGAGTTTGAGGTGTGCTACAATCGGATCACCGGCacggaggtggtggtggtgtcgTCGGTGGTGCAGCTCGAGTCCCAGGACCTCGCCCAGATCGCCCAGGCGGTGCAAAGGCTCACAGGGGCCAAGAATGTGAGGATTAAGACTGTCATTGATCCCTCTCTCGTCGCCGGATTCACTATCCGCTACGGGTCCTCAGGGTCGAAGCTCATTGATATGAGCGTCAAGAAACAGCTCGACGAGATTGCGGCGCAGCTCGACTTCTCCTCCATTGCCCTCGCATGA